One genomic segment of Theobroma cacao cultivar B97-61/B2 chromosome 6, Criollo_cocoa_genome_V2, whole genome shotgun sequence includes these proteins:
- the LOC18609182 gene encoding uncharacterized protein LOC18609182 has translation MEHSKAFILDHGRKPCFFDCHRQFLRSNHPFRRQRDKFIKKRVEYDLPFPQLSSEEILSRLNSLPDLPFGTKCGDQKISGYGVSHNWVKNSILWDLPYWHMLFIRHNLDVMHIEHNVFKNIFNTMMDVKGMTKDNLKARQDLKVSCKRPELELMKNNGKIFKLKAAYTLNKEEIKNVCAWVKQMRFPDGFASNISRCINEIDYKFYGMKSHDCHIFLQRLLLIVFHDMVPHSIWDAITGISHFFRDLCATKILVDHMEALQGKICETICKLENIFPSGFFDSMEHLPIHLPYEAKFGGPVQYRWMYPFERFLQHLKKKVKNRASVEGFICEAYIIEEISSFCSWYFEPAMRTRLNRMPRNDDGGDVDSQGRLSIFIHFGRAFGPLEKSRFLDEDEFYAAELYVLMNSEEMLPYIKMFDEIIKGDVVHISEDELEKVRDARFVKWFKNYVATRMDEIDPRILEISHGPGRMIMSRPDTPLEPVTTVAVSW, from the exons ATGGAACATTCTAAGGCTTTCATATTGGATCATGGCAGAAAACCTTGTTTCTTTGATTGTCATCGACAATTCTTGCGATCTAATCATCCTTTTAGAAGGCAAAGAgacaaatttattaaaaaaagagttgaaTATGACTTAccatttcctcaattatcaaGTGAGGAAATATTGTCACGTTTGAATTCGCTTCCTGATCTCCCATTCGGAACAAAATGTGGTGACCAGAAGATTTCGGGTTATGGTGTTAGTCATAATTGGGTGAAGAATAGTATACTTTGGGATCTGCCTTATTGGCATATGCTTTTTATTCGTCACAATCTAGATGTGATGCATATTGAACATAATGTATTCAAGAATATATTCAACACAATGATGGATGTTAAGGGAATGACGAAAGACAACTTAAAGGCACGACAAGATTTAAAGGTGTCTTGCAAGCGGCCAGAATTGGAATTGatgaaaaataatggaaaaattttcaagcttaagGCTGCGTACACCTTAAATAAggaggaaataaaaaatgtttgtGCTTGGGTGAAACAAATGAGATTTCCTGATGGCTTTGCGTCGAACATATCTCGGTGTATTAATGAGATTGATTACAAATTTTATGGGATGAAAAGTCATGATTGTCATATTTTTTTGCAACGATTGCTCCTAATTGTCTTCCATGATATGGTGCCTCACTCAATTTGGGATGCGATTACTGGGATATCTCACTTTTTTAGGGATTTGTGTGCAACGAAAATACTTGTAGATCATATGGAAGCTTTGCAAGGAAAAATATGTGAAACTATATGCAAACTAGAAAATATCTTTCCTTCTGGTTTCTTTGACTCTATGGAGCATTTGCCGATTCATTTACCTTACGAGGCAAAGTTTGGTGGACCTGTCCAGTATCGATGGATGTATCCATTTGAGAG atttttgcaacatttgaaaaagaaagtaaaaaatcgAGCCTCAGTTGAAGGATTTATATGTGAGGCTTATATTATCGAGGAAATCTCCTCGTTTTGCTCATGGTATTTTGAACCTGCTATGCGAACAAGATTAAATAGAATGCCACGTAATGATGATGGGGGAGACGTGGACTCTCAAGGTCgtctttcaattttcattcattttggGCGAGCATTTGGTCCATTAGAGAAATCTCGATTTTTAGATGAGGATGAGTTTTATGCTGCTGAGCtatatgttttaatgaatAGTGAAGAGATGCTCCCATATATAAA GATGTTTGATGAAATTATCAAGGGAGATGTTGTGCATATATCAGAAGATGAATTGGAGAAAGTACGTGATGCAAGATTCgttaaatggtttaaaaattat GTTGCAACACGTATGGATGAAATTGACCCACGTATACTTGAAATCTCTCATGGTCCAGGACGTATgataatgtcacgacccgatacaccccttgagcccgtgacaaccgtcgcggtgtcctggtag